cttcGAACCTCTTACAAATCATGAATATATgcatctgctatacataaatAATTTTActccaaattaaaaaaaacatatactaAGAAATAACACTTACCTATAAACACACAGAAGTACCACAAAGACATCTTTTACTGAAAGCCGATCAAGGATTATTTTTTGCATGGACTGGATCATTTTCAAAAGTATGTACATATTGCTCGTGgattgtgaatgtttttttttgtacttgCACTTCAGTTTAATTTTTTAAGAGGTCGTCCATTTCAGTATCCCAAGTATAAACCACTTACAGAAGGCTTTCTTCTCATCCCCTCAGAGCTCATCTCCATGAGAAACGACTTGTTGATCCGCTCtttgctcctcttcctcagagaAATCTCCCTCCTCACATGAAATTGCAGCGTCCAGTGCCTCTACACACAGATCTCAATGGGTGTTGCCACCAGGTGGCGCCCTCTCtcgttgttctctctgttgACGCGATCGTAGCTGCCGGTGGAGGACGGTGAGCTGTTCGTGGACACGGACGAGAAGTGGGTGTCCATCATGACGCTCCCCTTCCCTGACATAAAAGCATGCGACAAGCTCTGCTGCTTCAGCCTGTCCACTAACACGTTCTCTTCAGACGACGACGAGCTGATGTCCAGAGCGGGCGCCACACTGCTCGCCAAGCCGTTTCCGTTCTCCGTGTCCAACATCCAGCTCTGGTTGAAGTAGCTGAAGACTTCTTTGACGGAGCAGCGGCGCTCCTGCTCGATTGAGAGGAGCCTTCGGAACATTCGAAGAGAATCATCGGTGAAGCGCCGCCACTGCGACGGAACGGTTCCCGTCCGGCGCCGCTGCCAACGCACAAACTCCTCGTAGAAGGTGTCGTTTGGCATGGCCTTCTCCCAGGGAAAGTTCCCTGTCAGCATGCAGAAGAGCAGCACTCCAAACGCCCACACATCTGTGCTGTAGTCCACACAGAAGCCCTCGTGCCGTGAGGTGTCGCACAGCTCGGGCGCTGTGTACGGGATCGTGCCGCTAACACGCTTCACTGGGGAGCCTGCACGCCGCGTCATACCAAAGTCTGAGAGCTTGACTTTGCGACACTCTTTGTCGAAGATGAGGATGTTCTCTGGTTTGATGTCTCTGTGCACTAGTTTCTTACAATGCAGGTAGTCCAGGGCGATCGCCACCTGGTGGACGCAGCGCTTCGCCACACACTCAGGAAGTCCCACCTgaacagaggagaagaaggaggagaagaaggacaaGGTCAAAGACATGAAaccaattaaaatgtgaaaatatgaagaaaaaaatcatattcAATTCGTATGACGGAAATATCAGAAAAAGTATGCTTATAAGTAGCGTCCTTGTCATttgtaagaagaagaagaagacatacttttattaatcccttacagggaaattgctttctctactctgttgtgttgacacacattaaacacacagaggaaatacatgcacaacacagaacacaaccacatgcagaggagaggtggcagagcagagaggcagccaggtacccggcgccaagggagcagatagaggttaggtgccttgctcaagggcacctcggcagtggcctaggaggagaactggcacctctccagctaccagcttACTCCATATTAAGCACATTTATTCATGATGGAAGGTGCAAGGCTCCCTGAACACAGGATACATGTGATCATTTTTCTCTCACCTGTGGGGGGATGATGTCAAACAGATCTCCTGCCAGCGCGTACTCCTGAGCGAAGATGTAGTACTCATCGGTCTCAAAGGCGATGCCGTACATGTTGATGATGAAGGGGCAGGGCGACAGGTACAGGGAGATGCTGTACTCTCTCAGGAAACTCTTCAGCTTCGTCGTCTTCTTCCTCAGAAACTTCAGGGCCATTTTCGTGCctgagaaacaaaaaaggaggaCAGACGAATGTTACATAACTCCATAAATTTCaatcctctcttcctctttttcatgCATATGAAATGTGTCTAGGGTAATTATTTCTCATCTGCCAAATTGCAAGTATGAGacttaattaaaatgatcaaaatgtgatgaataattaaaatCTCCAACGCCACTGAAATAAATCCTGCAGTTTTTCAAATCCTCCAGAATAGTTATGTTCCCACAGAGTGACctgcttacatttttaaaagtacggttttcttcatttttaacaACACTCTACCACGGATAAAGTTCTGCATTTACTCATGTATGCGTCTGAAACATTTACTTTCAGGTTCTTAAAAGTATTAATTGTGTAGTAAAAGGTTCCCTGGCAGtgatttacttttatttattctatataCTTGTTATATTTAGCATCTTGtgcttttttcctttcctgcatTTTATGATGTGTTGTACGAGTACGAGACTGTGTTTAACGGTGATAAacctttaaatacattattacgTTCAATATGCCATCACTGAGTCATTTTATATGATAAACAGTTGTGTAAAATcatatgaaatataatttgtCAGCTTAAGTGACGTTGACCTTTGATCATTTATTGGACGAATGAACTTTTGtgccacatttttaaaaatgctgtttGTAGTCATGATTAATCACAGGTTATTGTTATGATTAACGCCACTAAAATGTAAActgatgcacaaaaacaaatgtagtcTCTTGTGAGGTTCAGAGGCCCAGCTCAACACTTTACTGCAACAGGAGAGAAATGTCCAGAGCTaatcagaaatataaaaaggtggAGCGATGCCACGTCTGCACCATCAGTCAGTGTGTCAGCGAAGAGGAGAGGGGACGCTTCTCCAATAGCACCGGCTCAGCTCTGCAAAGTGCAGGTCAACAGAGACCCTTTAGGAAAGGTGCAGAGTCTGTTCTTAATACCGTGATGGAAGAGAAAGAAGTACCAACTACAGTATGCACAATTTACCTTGAGagaatgtgtattttgtgcatcaaattaaagcattttcaagaaTATGGGTCAATTTGAAGTCTCTTATCTTGCAGAAGGTGTCAAATctcacctgttgccctggtTAGAAGGTTTTGCAGTACATGTTTTGCAGTACAAGCAATATTACTATCCTTATTATGGTCACCATTAACCTTATTTTTAACACttattaattgaaatgtattattataacatttatatttttttattatttgtagagAATTCTTGAGTCTTTGACACAATATTTATCTACATGTAAaagaccattttttaaatatcttttcaAAACCCTTACAACTACATTTCAAATCCACCCCACTGCCCCTTATTTGGAAAAACaacagtacaaaataaaaaaagtattgtgCTTTTAGCTTTTGGATTTTGTTACTGAATATTAAAAGAGCGGTCCAACTTCTAACTGTGACGGATCCACATTTCAGTTTCCCTCCTCACTAAAACTTTAACACAATTATGATTCAAAAGGTCAGAAACGATATTGCCTTCAGGCCGTTTATACCCACAGTTAACCTGACATTTAAACCGAGCCCCATCAGACGATTAGATCTGCTTCTCTGACGGAGAGGATTTCAGTAATAAAGCAGCAGGTAAAAAACCACAGGAACACATTGTTTCAACTCCACACTTTATAGGCTTTTAAGGTCAGAATTCATCTTGGTGGCAGACTACCGCTGGTTTGAAAATTTCCTTTGGGCTCCATGAAACGAAAAGAGGACATGGTCTTCATTTTTTGGATTATTAATGTGGAAAGGTTGAAAAGATTTCCAATTAGTTAAGTAGTACATCAATGTTAACAAcataaaagtgctttacagtATCTGAGTGATTGCGGAAGACGGGGAATACATTTCTATCGTGTTTGTAGATGCTTCGATACGAAAGtacaaagtaaatatataaagtaaatcTGGACTTAAGTTAGTAAGTATCTAAGTAAGTACAGGTAagtattaaatatgtaaatatgtacatgtCGCATGTATGTAAACATGTGTGTATGATATGTATTTCGTATGTATACATGTAAGTGACTAGTATGTAAATAAGTAATTAAGTAAGCAGAATTGGGAGAAGTACTCGAttttgtactttagtaaaagtacaagtaccagagtgtaggaatactctgttacaagtacaagtcctgcatttaacAGGTTACAGTTACAGTAGAAAAACtgtcagcatcaaaatatacttaaagtaccaaaagtaaaagaacGATGGAGATTTGCCCATTTCTTAtaatatctgatatgttttataattattgatcattaaagtgttctcaaagctggtaaaggtgcagctagttttaatggctttgtataatgcagggtagctgctgaatttactccaggtgaactaatGTCTGATATAAGGgttattatatttcacatctcTAATCCAAATCCAAAGTAACTAAAAGTTAACAAATaattgtactggagtaaaagtacactagttacctctgaattatagtggagtagaattaCAAAGTAGTGCAAAAATTGAGataagtaaagtacctcaaaattgtacttaagttcTTTCATTCTTTGTTAGCCATAGATGGATGTGAGAAAATAATAAGCTCTTCACAAAATCAAAGTAACTCGGGTGAGTAATTGAATAACAAGTATTCCTTTAATCATGTAAAGTAATCCAAGGCTTGATGCACCTGCCATGCACAGCTTcaaaacactttatttcaaacaaacatcaaaagAAGTATTTTAAGCATCAGCgtcaacacccacacacagttACCTCTGATTTTGTGAACGACCAGGTCCACTTTCCCGTACGTGCCCTTCCCCAGCTCACAGACAACCTCATAGTATTTGTTGATGTCCAGTTTCTCCAGGTTCTGAGCAGCAATCAGCTGGAGTTCCTCCAGGATGTCGATGGAGGCGCGGGAGCCGTGTGGCGAGGAGTTCATTGTTGTTGAGGGCGGGTCGGGGCTGGGAACGAGGGTCTGGGTTGGAGACGGATGTTCCTGCAGGAAGGAAAAGAGAAGGTTCACTACGAGACCAGAACCCACCCGTCTCCACCTCCACTGTAAACACAGCACAGCTACTTATTGTGTTTAATAAGGAGCTGGATGCTTTGTGTTCAGGCAAATGAACCTTTGACTCTTTGTGTTCAtgagaaaatgattttataaaGATCACAAGGCACACCAGCAAAGATGTGTGGATAGTGTTTCATTATAAGCTGTGGAATAAGTACAATCGACAgtgtgaaaaataatataaaattcAAAATTGTACCAATTTCAAAGTATTAGCATGTaaatatatctatttttaacatttgaaaagtaaaaatctAAGGACTTTTTAGAATAATACAGATGATATTGTTTTACCATCATAAATTAAAAGTGTGGCTTTTTCTAATGTTACGTACTGCTTGATCAATTTATAAATAATagtatataattattttttgtattgagTGTCTGAATCAgtctataaacacattttttaaatacatgtaccATAGTGGAGTTAACACAAGTAGACATATCTAATACcataaaaagtataaagtaaaaataaatagctttggctgaaaaatgtaattatgcaAGTAGGCTACAAGTACCTTAAAATAGTGCTTGAGTACTGAAAAGAATTGTTATGGAGGAGTGATGCTGATACTTAGTTTCCGGTGGCAACCTCTACAGCAGGGACTCCACCCACCACCAGCCAGGGGTGCGTGAGCTGCCACCggggggtgcgcgagatgaaacatgtaatggtggtctggtgtaaaaatattaaacagtgttgttttttaagtgggatttttccatagtttacaataaaacaggaacaataataatttcctttgtaatcccttttattttaaattaaaaaaaactgtaatgtaTTAGTTTCACTGTAGCCTAGGATATATGCccgccaactcgtttcattcattctttcaaatatgattaactggctgaaatcagggacaTTTtgaagtggaacgtctcatgacaaagttatttatataaaacaaagctttgttgcgatttttttttttcgggggtgcgtcaacccggttgggacgtagaagggggtgcgccgcaaaaaaagtttgggaaccgctgctctaCAGAATGTCCGATCAGAACACAAAGGGGGAAAACGGCATCTAGAGAAATGTTATTGAGTCGTCATTTATTGAGTCTTCccacccacaacacagagtacCGAAATGATTGCACTTGCTGACGTAGTACATAGGTGTAAGGTCTGTAAGGTGTGGTTCATtaacacagaaaagaaaggaaagacatGTGTATAATGTCCTGCGATAAATGTGTAGCCTACAAACCAGCCTAGGTAGTATTAGCTTAGCAGGGCTACATGTGGCTTTGAAGATGTTTAACTGAAGCTAAACATTAGGCTTACACATAGCCCgcacacatgcagcatacaTTATTGTACAAATAGCATTAGCAAGCTCAAGGTGAAGCTAAACTGTGCTACATCAGTATTAGCATGCCACTCGCTATTAGCATAAATTAGCAAGTCAGCTAACAACAAAGTGTAACTTGGTGCATCCAATCAACAGTTAAGATTGCAGGCTTGACAACTAACATATAATCACTTATATGCACAAACTCACCATTAGATACACGCACACCATCAAAGTAACAGAAATGAGTGACTTAAACAATGAGAGCTACAACTATATAGGGCCAAGAGATAGGaggccaattaactgcctgaccaaatcATACTGAACAATACAAGGAATAAAcagatttgaaaacaaacagatgggCTTTTGTACAAGTACAGTAGACAAGTACATTTCTCTACACCACTGGAAGCAGacaagaaaaatatgtaaaacaagtGAGATTGGATCACAGAGAAGGCAAGTTTTGCTGTTTGAAGAGCTGAGCCGCTGCCTCCCTGCATTAATGAACATCTTATTCTATCCCAACGTGTTTCCCATCATCATTTCCAACCTCGGAAAATCGGTCCAACCATCCTCCTTCTGCTTCTAAAACAAGAAGCCAAGCAACACTTGCCTCCTCCAGTGTCATCACCCGCAGCGGGCCAACATCTCTGAGCGACAGCAGACTCTCTGCAGCCCTGATGGCGCAGCACAATTATACCATCTCTCATTGACAAGGATAAGAACGTGTCGGAGGATACGGGATGCAAGCCACTTCCTGTGCAGAAAGTCCATCTGTGTTCCTGTCTGCAGCCTGAGCATGCAGGAGAGGGTAACGTCTGCACAACTTTCAatgctacttctactttactacaATTTGGAAccacatattgtatttttactcctaaaatgtgtttaacattAGTTAGTAGTTGCATTACTTTGCAGGTAAAAGcgtactgtgacatgtctccatgctttaatattcagaaagctctttattatttcatactgtctgtgctgcagcacctcttttcacccactgtctgaaaccagagcccagtctgctctggttgatTAGCTAGCCCCTTAGCCACTTGAAGAGCGAGTGTTATATATTGATATCACTATGTTACGGGATTTTAtcatttgcagaccatttacatgcacacaaatctgtataaaacactacaggaaagagaaaccccaGAAAAGAATATAGGACCTCTTTAAACATATCAATACAAACTATAATAATCTCATAATGAGTATGTATATACTACTATGGATAAAAGATACCATGAAGTATAAAAAGTCAAAGTTAGCTCCAACCTTCTcagctgcaaaatgtaaaatggtGTACACATTAAAAGACCATTATCTATAATCCAGTGATATAAcgtatattattctgaaaacagccatagtttactttattttgatttactTCAGTCAAGTGTCTGAGTATTTCTTCTACCTCTGATCAAAGccagttaaaaaaaattgatGATCTCGCAGTGACAGAGGGAAAATGGCTCTAGACACAAACAGTATGTCCTGAGCATGAAAGTACAACCAGCAGACAAAAAATTAGGAGTCAGCTGAACCCAAAGGAGCCGACTGGCTGTCCATCACCGGTCTACTCAGCATCCATCTGACAAGgtcaataaaacaaacacacattaaacgAGACAGCGAGGCTGCTGACTGAAAAACTACCAGCAAacagcctttttattttctgcctctGTGATTCgaaatttaattaaaattcaA
The window above is part of the Eleginops maclovinus isolate JMC-PN-2008 ecotype Puerto Natales chromosome 16, JC_Emac_rtc_rv5, whole genome shotgun sequence genome. Proteins encoded here:
- the LOC134877619 gene encoding serine/threonine-protein kinase SBK1-like isoform X1, with product MVCVYLMEHPSPTQTLVPSPDPPSTTMNSSPHGSRASIDILEELQLIAAQNLEKLDINKYYEVVCELGKGTYGKVDLVVHKIRGTKMALKFLRKKTTKLKSFLREYSISLYLSPCPFIINMYGIAFETDEYYIFAQEYALAGDLFDIIPPQVGLPECVAKRCVHQVAIALDYLHCKKLVHRDIKPENILIFDKECRKVKLSDFGMTRRAGSPVKRVSGTIPYTAPELCDTSRHEGFCVDYSTDVWAFGVLLFCMLTGNFPWEKAMPNDTFYEEFVRWQRRRTGTVPSQWRRFTDDSLRMFRRLLSIEQERRCSVKEVFSYFNQSWMLDTENGNGLASSVAPALDISSSSSEENVLVDRLKQQSLSHAFMSGKGSVMMDTHFSSVSTNSSPSSTGSYDRVNRENNERGRHLVATPIEICV
- the LOC134877619 gene encoding serine/threonine-protein kinase SBK1-like isoform X2; this encodes MNSSPHGSRASIDILEELQLIAAQNLEKLDINKYYEVVCELGKGTYGKVDLVVHKIRGTKMALKFLRKKTTKLKSFLREYSISLYLSPCPFIINMYGIAFETDEYYIFAQEYALAGDLFDIIPPQVGLPECVAKRCVHQVAIALDYLHCKKLVHRDIKPENILIFDKECRKVKLSDFGMTRRAGSPVKRVSGTIPYTAPELCDTSRHEGFCVDYSTDVWAFGVLLFCMLTGNFPWEKAMPNDTFYEEFVRWQRRRTGTVPSQWRRFTDDSLRMFRRLLSIEQERRCSVKEVFSYFNQSWMLDTENGNGLASSVAPALDISSSSSEENVLVDRLKQQSLSHAFMSGKGSVMMDTHFSSVSTNSSPSSTGSYDRVNRENNERGRHLVATPIEICV